A DNA window from Buttiauxella agrestis contains the following coding sequences:
- a CDS encoding LysR family transcriptional regulator: protein MTIKESDFRKIDLNLLIAFAVLFREQSVSLAADKLHLGQPAVSGSLARLREMFDDPLFIRSGHRMQPTARATELHTELMPLLEQLQSALFQQAEFHPASAKATITIGMTDWVEMWLMPQLLPALRAQAPGVRLNVVASDPFTDAQRLEGGDLDMAISVANQSARWMERELLTPMEFAALWHPSQLQLAAPLSAEVYAAQQHVLVSYREATSSHIDTVLARQNLKREINYTTPHFSALPGLLSMMPILATVPQGLCENWQKTWGLCSSPVPLEIAPLEVALLWHQRHNSDAALMWVRGFIKRMVSERG, encoded by the coding sequence ACCTCAACTTGTTGATTGCTTTTGCAGTTTTATTTCGCGAACAGAGCGTGTCTCTGGCGGCGGATAAGCTACATCTCGGCCAGCCCGCAGTCAGCGGTTCGCTGGCACGTTTGCGTGAAATGTTTGATGACCCGCTCTTTATTCGCAGCGGCCATCGTATGCAGCCCACGGCGCGTGCAACAGAACTGCATACCGAATTGATGCCGCTGCTCGAGCAATTGCAAAGCGCATTGTTCCAGCAGGCGGAGTTTCACCCCGCTTCAGCAAAAGCGACAATCACCATCGGCATGACTGACTGGGTAGAAATGTGGCTGATGCCACAACTGTTGCCAGCGCTGCGCGCGCAGGCGCCAGGCGTGCGCCTGAATGTCGTCGCCAGTGACCCTTTTACGGATGCGCAGCGTCTGGAAGGTGGGGATTTGGATATGGCCATCAGCGTGGCAAACCAATCCGCACGGTGGATGGAACGCGAACTTCTGACGCCGATGGAGTTTGCTGCGCTATGGCATCCGTCGCAGTTGCAACTCGCCGCCCCGCTTTCTGCGGAGGTTTATGCTGCGCAACAGCATGTTTTGGTAAGCTACCGCGAAGCGACCAGCAGCCATATCGACACCGTGTTAGCCCGGCAAAATTTGAAACGTGAGATTAACTACACCACCCCGCACTTTTCCGCGCTGCCGGGACTATTAAGCATGATGCCGATACTGGCAACTGTGCCGCAGGGGTTGTGTGAAAATTGGCAGAAAACCTGGGGACTGTGCAGCAGCCCTGTGCCGCTAGAAATAGCGCCGCTTGAAGTGGCGTTGTTGTGGCATCAGCGCCATAACAGTGATGCGGCGCTGATGTGGGTGCGCGGGTTTATTAAGCGAATGGTGAGTGAGCGGGGTTAA